One genomic window of Fusarium verticillioides 7600 chromosome 2, whole genome shotgun sequence includes the following:
- a CDS encoding protein disulfide-isomerase, translated as MRFSPLAILAGLSAVALAEEERNPVTDPTTFNGKSVPPFKELTPSNWEEETKKNKFWMVKHYSPYCKHCTRFAPTFQTLYEFYYTSKPPTENPDDTFTKYYDFAFGTVNCVAYYDFCMDHNIQSYPTTILYEDGKVFDTLRGIKNMTALTTSVENALSKTHPGRPALVELPQPGDTVYPAPKAEEPAAEKKVEGTQGDAKAPVEKPAVNAEKPLDAAAEKPVEEPAGKNAGKSLDDITESPKDAEKSDKTESTEKKPEESAAAKDENKNTFGADWKVPSTGQMLKKTKPKDTTPKYNLEGTSVPLTPENFDKLVTSSKDPWFIKFYAPWCSHCKAMAPTWQQLAKNMQGKLNIGEVNCEADHKLCTQMGVKAFPTIYFVTGTEKAEYKGLRGVGDFVAYAEGALEVAGGVVDVDAESFKELEKTEEVLFVYFYDHATTTEDFKALDALPLNLIGRGKIVKTSDQELCSRFKITTWPRLLVSREGRATYYTPITPDEMRDVDSLTSWMKSTWLPLVPEMTAINAKQIMSHKLVVLAILNRNDEDRLQNSISELKNAANEWVDRQVQEFQLERKKLRDAKQMRIEEAQSRDDQRALRNAKAIKIDMDSTHRKEVGFAWVDGIFWQRWIATTYNIDVRDGERIIINEEDRHQFWDTTPTGNQIMVSHTSIMDTLDKIVYGPNPISPKYTIGTLAKFFFDIKMNFVDHPFLSIGLIIAVGFGLYSWIRNRTRRSRGTFFRMDDSLGLKDGLLGQNGNDKSD; from the exons ATGCGCTTCTCGCCGCTTGCGATCCTCGCTGGGCTGTCAGCTGTAGCtctggctgaagaggagaggaacCCAGTGACCGACCCTACGACTTTTAACGGAAAGTCAGTACCGCCATTCAAGGAGCTGACACCATCAAACTGggaggaggaaacaaagaagaacaagttcTGGATGGTCAAGCATTACAG TCCGTACTGTAAGCACTGCACGAGATTCGCTCCAACATTCCAGACACTCTACGAATTTTACTACACCTCGAAGCCCCCGACCGAAAACCCCGACGACACTTTCACAAAGTACTACGATTTCGCATTCGGAACGGTAAATTGTGTTGCCTACTATGATTTCTGTATGGACCACAACATTCAGTCATACCCGACGACGATTCTCTACGAAGACGGAAAGGTGTTCGACACGCTGCGAGGAATTAAGAACATGACAGCGTTGACCACCTCGGTCGAGAATGCGCTCTCCAAAACCCATCCAGGACGTCCTGCACTCGTGGAGTTGCCTCAGCCTGGTGATACTGTGTACCCTGCgcccaaggctgaggaaccagccgccgagaagaaggtggaGGGAACTCAGGGAGATGCTAAGGCTCCTGTGGAAAAGCCCGCCGTTAACGCCGAGAAGCCTCTTGACGCCGCTGCTGAAAAGCCGGTTGAGGAGCCAGCTGGTAAAAATGCGGGCAAGTCTCTGGACGACATTACCGAATCACCCAAGGACGCAGAGAAATCCGACAAGACCGAATCAACCGAAAAGAAGCCTGAAgaatctgctgctgctaagGACGAAAATAAGAACACCTTCGGCGCTGATTGGAAGGTCCCCAGCACAGGCcagatgctgaagaagaccaagcccaaggataCCACTCCTAAGTACAATCTGGAGGGTACAAGTGTGCCTCTGACTCCTGAAAACTTCGACAAGTTGGTCACAAGCTCGAAGGATCCCTGGTTTATCAAGTTCTATGCGCCCTGGTGCTCTCACTGCAAGGCTATGGCCCCTACATGGCAGCAGTTAGCCAAGAACATGCAAGGAAAGCTCAACATTGGTGAGGTCAACTGTGAGGCTGATCACAAGCTTTGCACACAGATGGGCGTCAAGGCATTCCCCACCATCTATTTCGTCACAGGCACCGAAAAGGCTGAATACAAGGGTCTTCGTGGAGTTGGTGATTTCGTCGCATACGCCGAGGGTGCTCTTGAGGTTGCTGGtggcgttgttgatgttgatgccgagagCTTTaaggagctcgagaagaccgAGGAGGTTCTGTTTGTTTACTTCTATGATCACGCAACTACTACCGAGGACTTCAAGGCACTTGACGCCCTCCCGCTCAACCTCATTGGACGTGGCAAGATTGTCAAGACAAGTGACCAGGAACTTTGCTCTCGATTCAAGATCACAACTTGGCCAAGACTTTTGGTTTCGCGCGAGGGACGTGCCACTTACTACACCCCTATCACtcctgatgagatgagagacgTAGATTCCCTCACATCCTGGATGAAGTCTACTTGGCTCCCGCTTGTCCCCGAGATGACTGCCATTAACGCCAAGCAGATCATGAGCCACAAGTTGGTTGTGCTTGCGATTCTGAACCGCAATGATGAGGACCGTCTACAAAACTCCATCTcagagctcaagaacgcCGCCAACGAGTGGGTTGATCGCCAGGTGCAGGAATTCCAACTTGAGCGTAAGAAGCTTCGGGATGCCAAGCAAATGAGAATTGAAGAGGCACAGAGCCGTGACGATCAGCGTGCCCTTCGTAAtgccaaggccatcaagattgATATGGACTCTACCCATCGTAAGGAGGTTGGCTTCGCTTGGGTTGATGGTATTTTCTGGCAGAGGTGGATTGCCACAACCTACAACATCGACGTTCGAGATGGCGAGcgtatcatcatcaatgaggaagat CGACATCAATTCTGGGACACTACCCCCACAGGTAACCAGATCATGGTTAGCCATACCTCTATCATGGACactcttgacaagatcgttTATGGCCCCAACCCAATCTCCCCCAAGTACACTATCGGTACTCTggccaagttcttcttcgacatcaagatgaaCTTTGTCGACCACCCATTCCTCTCGATCGGGTTGATCATTGCCGTTGGCTTTGGTCTCTACTCTTGGATCCGCAACCGTACCAGACGGTCTCGCGGCACTTTCTTCCGCATGGACGATTCCCTTGGTCTCAAGGATGGTCTCCTGGGACAGAACGGTAACGACAAGTCTGACTAG
- a CDS encoding hypothetical protein (At least one base has a quality score < 10) has protein sequence MSEQPPQPGPQPGQIPMPQPGQRPTPEQIQAMQRQLAIDAEKNGMTVPEFIEHIKRQAQEQMRMRAQQQQQGHDHDHDHNGHSHDHGQPPQQGRAQPITPGPPNPKAIALASFLRGQDLKPRTVILNGERKDMFRVKRALRALQSPAYEKARKKNPLLPEITDRASLENTFKLLPLSMLALRVSKVEPQAGPNGKKPKRVKGQWTVKIEQQQEAKEDMYYCWLWEGSQLKRKIYAGLALLAIFAIVLYPLWPLVLRQGVYYLSWGLLGLLGLFFLMAIFRVILFCITYFTTPPGLWLFPNLWEDVSFMDSFRPVWAWHETEKKKKKKKSAAPGTTPNPAFAAATGQVNTSATTTGTDTQVKTAGVQQRHYEAPRVEELDDDE, from the exons ATGTCTGAGCAACCTCCCCAGCCAGGCCCCCAGCCTGGGCAGATTCCCATGCCGCAACCTGGGCAGCGACCGACACCCGAGCAGATCCAGGCAATGCAGCGCCAACTCGCcattgatgctgagaagaacgGCATGACTGTCCCTGAATTTATTGAGCATATTAAGAGACAAGCACAAGAGCAAATGAGAATGCGCgcacaacagcaacagcaaggtCATGATCACGACCACGACCACAACGGTCATTCTCATGATCACGGACAACCTCCCCAGCAGGGTCGCGCCCAGCCTATTACGCCGGGACCCCCCAACCCCAAAGCTATTGCTCTTGCCTCGTTCCTCCGAGGTCAGGATCTCAAGCCCAGAACTGTGATTCTAAACGGCGAGCGAAAGGACATGTTTCGAG TCAAGCGAGCCCTCCGAGCTCTTCAGTCCCCCGCATATGAGAAAGCCCGTAAGAAgaaccctcttcttcccgAAATCACCGACAGAGCTTCTCTCGAGAACACATTCAAGTTGTTGCCCCTGAGCATGCTTGCCCTCCGAGTTTCCAAGGTCGAACCGCAGGCTGGTCCTAACGGAAAGAAGCCCAAGCGTGTCAAGGGACAGTGGActgtcaagattgagcagcaacaagaggcAAAGGAGGATATGTACTACTGCTGGCTGTGGGAAGGTAGCCAGCTGAAGCGCAAGATCTACGCTGGTCTTGCactccttgccatcttcgcTATCGTCTTGTACCCTCTGTGGCCTTTGGTGCTGCGCCAGGGTGTTTATTACCTCAGTTGGGGactccttggtcttctcggactgttcttcttgatggccatCTTCCGAGTTATCCTGTTCTGCATCACCTACTTTACAACACCACCTGGACTATGGCTATTCCCCAACTTGTGGGAGGACGTTTCTTTCATGGACAGTTTCAGACCCGTTTGGGCTTGGCACGAG accgagaagaagaagaaaaagaagaagtctgcTGCCCCTGGAACCACCCCCAACCCCGCCTTCGCAGCCGCTACTGGACAGGTCAACACAAGTGCGACTACAACTGGCACAGATACCCAGGTCAAGACTGCTGGTGTGCAGCAACGGCACTACGAGGCCCCAAGggttgaagagctcgatGATGACGAGTAA
- a CDS encoding mediator-RNA polymerase II transcription subunit 21: MGDRLTQLQDAVDQLATQFVACLHYVNKRHDLETLGPNDKVREVKDAPKEVDSLPPDEFRAGMVELSQDLIVKEQQIEVLISSLPGLDNSEMDQEKYIKELEEDLKIAEAQRQEAIKEKDQILSELDSVIRSIRRP; the protein is encoded by the exons ATGGGCGATCGACTAACACAACTGCAAGATGCTGTAGATCAG CTGGCCACGCAGTTCGTTGCATGCCTCCACTATGTCAACAAGCGACATGACCTTGAAACACTAGGTCCTAATGACAAAGTTCGCGAAGTGAAAGATGCTCCAAAAGAAG TTGATTCACTTCCCCCAGATGAGTTTCGAGCTGGTATGGTAGAGTTGTCACAGGATCTCATTGTCAAAGAGCAACAAATCGAGgtcctcatctcatctctaCCCGGCTTAGACAACAGTGAGATGGATCAGGAGAAATAcatcaaagagcttgaagaagatctgaagATTGCTGAAGcccaacgccaagaagcaatcaaggagaaggatcaGATTTTGTCTGAGCTTGACAGTGTTATTCGCAGCATACGACGGCCATGA
- a CDS encoding hydrolase-the HAD superfamily protein, producing the protein MYQLRPRVTAVSPLKRFSKPLVASSLLLNPNLTPRYPHFTTTNSNNPNLHIQTRTKFTMGSTQDMNPGKPVLFFDIDNCLYPRSTKVHDIMAKLIDEYFSKHLEIPWDEAVKLHKEYYTNYGLAIEGLVRHHQIDPLDYNAKVDDALPLEEIIKPNPELREILEDIDKSKVTVWLFTNAYVNHGKKVVRLLGIEDIFDGLTYCNYAEQPLLCKPDPRMYEKAMREAGAERVEDCYFVDDSALNCTEAKKFGWTAAHLVEEGVPAPKNPASQYQIQHLRELRNVYPQFFKSTSNKA; encoded by the exons ATGTACCAATTACGACCACGTGTTACCGCAGTATCACCATTGAAGCGCTTCTCAAAACCTCTAGTTGCCTCCTCTTTATTGCTCAACCCAAATCTCACACCTCGCTATCCTCActttaccaccaccaacagcaacaacccCAATCTTCATATTCAGACCCGTACCAAATTCACTATGGGCAGTACTCAAGACATGAACCCGGGAAAGCCGGTCCTATTCTT CGATATTGACAACTGTCTCTATCCGAGGA GCACAAAAGTCCATGACATAATGGCCAAACTCATTGATGAGTACTTCTCCAAGCACCTAGAGATCCCTTGGGATGAGGCTGTGAAACTGCACAAAGAGTACTACACCAACTATGGCCTTGCTATTGAGGGGTTGGTGCGCCATCACCAGATTGATCCTCTGGACTACAACGCTAAAGTGGACGATGCTTTACCCCTTGAAGAAATCATCAAGCCCAACCCTGAGCTACGCGAAATCCTGGAGGACATCGACAAGTCCAAGGTCACTGTGTGGCTCTTCACCAACGCCTATGTGAACCACGGGAAGAAGGTTGTTCGCCTCTTGGGCATCGAGGATATCTTCGATGGTCTCACATACTGCAACTATGCGGAACAACCGTTACTCTGCAAGCCGGACCCCCGCATGTACGAGAAGGCCATGCGCGAAGCAGGCGCCGAGCGTGTGGAGGATTGTTATTTTGTTG ACGATTCTGCCTTGAACTGCACAGAAGCCAAAAAGTTTGGTTGGACAGCAGCTCATCTCGTTGAGGAGGGAGTACCAGCTCCCAAGAACCCTGCTTCGCAATACCAAATCCAGCATCTGCGAGAGCTACGGAACGTCTACCCGCAGTTCTTCAAATCTACTTCAAACAAGGCATAG